Sequence from the Salvelinus alpinus chromosome 27, SLU_Salpinus.1, whole genome shotgun sequence genome:
atttagcctaggtataattacacaagccctgaattcattagattattgctgactgttcgTAATGcagtggccaaaagttttgaatgacacaaatattaatttttgCAGTCtgcatgatggcaatttgcatatactacaGAATGTTATGTAGTGaacagatgaattgcaattaattgcaaagtccctctttgccatgcaaatgaactgaatcccccaaaaacatttccactgcatttcagccctgccacaaaaggaccagctgacatatCAGTGATTCTCtggttaacacaggtgtgagtgttgacgaggacaaggctagagatcactctgtcatgctgattgagctcgaataacagactggaagcttcaaagggagggtggtgcttggaatcattgttcttcctctgtcaatcatgtttacctgcaaggaaacacgtgccgtcatcattgcttggcacaaaaagggcttcacaggcaaggatattgctgccagtaagattgtacctaaatcaaccatttatcggatcatcaagaacttcaaggagagcggttcaattgttgtgaaggcttcagggcgcccaagaaagtccaagtgccaggaccatctcctaaagttgattcagctgtgggatcggggcaccaccagtacagagcttgctcaggaatggcagcaggcaggtgtgagtgcatctgcatgcacagtgaggcaaagacttttggaggatggcctggtgtcaagaagggcagcaaagaagccacttctctccagaaaaaacatcaggaacagactgatattctgcaaaaggtacagggattagactgctgaggactggggtaaagtcattttctctgatgaatcccctttccgattgtttggggcatccggaaaaaaagcttgttcggagaagacaaggtgagcgctaccatcagtcctgtgtcatgccaacagtaaagcatcctgagaccattcatgtgtggggtttcttctcagccaagggagtgggctcactcacaattttgcctaagaacacagccatgaataaagaatggtaccaacacatcctccgaaagcaacttctcccaaccatccaggaacagtttggtgacaaacaatgccttttccagcatgatggagcaccttgccataaggcaaaagtgataactaagtggctcggggaacaaaacatcaatattttgggtccatggccaggaaactccccagaccttaatcccattgagaacttgtggtcaatcctcaagaggcgcgtggacaaacaaaaacccacaaattctgagaaactccaagcattgattttgCAAGAATTggttgccatcagtcaggatgtggcccagaagttaattgacagcatgccagggcggattgcagaggtcttgaaaaagaagggtcaacactgcaaatattgattctttgcatcaacttcatgtaattgtcaataaaagcccttgacacttatgaaatgcttgtaattatacttcactattccatagtaacacctgacaaaaatatctaaagacactgaagcagcagactttgtggaaattaatatttgtgtcattctcaaaacttttggccacgactgtatatcgTGAATCGCTCATAAATCTGAAAAAATCTAGATATAATTTTTAGGCCATGTCACCCAGCCctacccccatcaaagttgcacAAGCACTAATTTCATGGAACTACCCAGGTACTGACACATTTTTAAAGATGCacattttgcattgtttgttttcagtgtattttgaAAAAGACTTCACTTGTTTAGAGAATTGATGAATGTTaaatgtgcaatatgcagaaatccctCTGCCAGTTCCTGGTGGCAAAAAATgtgaatagtttgcctaatttcagtttgtgactaaCTAAGCAAtgcatagtgtagagaatcattgtaccatctaaaccgctgtgaaatattttTTCAGTAACCAAAAATATAGTACTTTCATCTGTTTGAATCTGTTGTACAAAAcctaaagtaaaagacgcaaaaacgaaacttaagaaaGGAAAGTATAGAAACAGCGCACATAGAACACTTCTACCCCTTCTTACACTTGCTTTCAATGGAAATTACAGATCTATAACACcgatttctatgtgaatttgggtCACCCCAAAAAGTTATAAATTGCAGATTTAAGGATGGAGGTTGCTTTTGTGCTCTTACTCAGAATTACACTTTTTCTCCAAGGCTCCTCAGGACAAGCCGCTGCTCCAGACCAAGACCTCTGCCTCGGAGTCCACTGAAAGGCTTAAGCCAGCTCCCTCGGACCCAGAGAATGCTTCTGCCACTCCCCCCAAGGTCTGCACCACTCCCCCCAAGGTCTGCACCACTCCCCCCAAGGTCTGCACCACTCCCCCCAAGGTCTGCACCACTCCCACCAAGGTCTGCACCACTCCCACCAAGGTCTGCACCACTCCCACCAAGGTCTGCACCACTCCCACCAAGGTCTGCACCACTCCCCCCAGGATGGAGGTACCAGAGACCCAGAGTGACAAGGAGGATGCGATGGAGGAACAGACCGGGGCGTCATCAGCATCTCAGTCAGATGACATAAAAACATTGAGTAGTGCAGAATCttcagaagaagaggaggaagaggaagtagCAGCAGCACAGGAGAGCGGGCCCAGCAGCATTCTACCTCCCTCCGTACTGAATCAAGCCAGTGCCATCGCGGAGCACTTCACCAACACCGCCAGGCGAGGCAGCACGGATGATGCCCGCTCCCTTGGCTGCCCCTCGCCACGCCTTCCCAGCCGAACTGGCAGCACCCTCAGCCTTGGCGGCGAAGCCAATGAACGCCCCCACTGGCTGAACAGCGCCTGCTTCGAACCAACCCAGGACAACTTTGGCGGAACGGATCTGACTATGCTTTCTCCGAGGGATGACAGCCTCTTTGAGATCCACAGGAGGAGAGACTCTACCCTATCCAAGCAGGACCAGTTGCTCATTGACAAAATCAAAAGCTACTACGAGACTGCCGAGCACCAGGATGCCAACTTCAGCCTCAGGCGCAGGGAGAGCCTGACCTACATCCCTACTGGCCTTGTCAAGAACTCTGTCAGCTGGTTCAACAGTTCGGACGAGAGCCCTGGCGCAGAGAAAAGTGATACATCAGCCTTGGCCACTTCCTCTGCACCTCACCCTTCCACTTCAGAACCTGATTCATCCAAGGCTCCAAATGTCTGGGACTGCATGACCTCCAGTGCATCATTTGACTCACTGGAGCTGGAGAGAAGTAAGAAGCCTGAGGTGGTGGGttcagaggcagagagaaaggacTGGTCTCAGGGTTTACAGGAGAGGCACATCCAGGACGAGGAGTTCCGACCTTCATCTGAGATGATCAAGGTTTGGCAGGACATGGAGAAAAAAGGGAGCAGATCCCAGGGAGAGGCCAGAGGCCCTGTGAAAGACAGCAAGGTTCAACAGAAGACCTCTAGAGTCGCTGGTCCAAGCCTGTGCAGAAGGAGCCAGACTCCAAAGAAGAACTCTGAATTGGAGCCTGACGATTCCTTTATGATACTGGAGGAAGCTGACCTGAGCACCATCACTGAAGAGTCCATGAGCCCTTCGCCCATCAAGAGCAAGGTGTTTGGGCTTGGCCGTACAGCGAGTGTGAGGGATCCCCGCAGATCCAGGGTTGACGAGGGTAGGCTTTCCAGAGCTCCTTTGCCCAGGGTCATCCAGTTGAGGgctgaggaaggggaggaggccAGCAAGGAGCCTCAGTCGCCGGACGATGCGGAGATGGCTAAGAACAAAGTTTTCCAGTTGGCCCGGCAGTACAGCCAGCGTATCAAGTGCACCACACCAGCTCCTAGGCAGCGAGATGTCCTGTTTGGAAAGAAGAATCTGCCCTGTGTGATCGAAGAGAAGCCAGAGAGCTCAGGTACGGAAGATATGGAAGAGTGTTGTGTTTTTCTAAATGATGTGCACTCAGGTAGGAAAGAACTTTGTTTGTCCCTAAGTGTTGTGCCTCAAGAAGTGCTGTGTAATTATTTTTACCAAGTAGGGTTTGAACTAGTCTTAGCCTCGCTAGGAGGTGCTCTCCTATTAGCCTGGCAAATATCGGTTTCCAGTGACTGATAGGGCTGCCCACATTGGGGGGAAGATTTGATGGAAAAGTTTACTAATAGATTGCTTAGCAAATCATACAGTTTTTATTTATGCGGCCTATGtagtttacatgcacactaaacCAGTATTACTTCAACTATGGCAATACTCTGAGTAAGGCAGAGTAAGGTCTTAATTAGAGTAAGCATACTCCGAGTAAAATAGGTTGAATATCGAGCTATTTTCCACATTATTATAGGATTATTAGGACAAGTAAAAGCCTTAATCGGAGTATTGCTCTTTCTCTGAATACTTTTCGGCAAACAAGCGCACAGGAAAGCAACTTACTCCAGAAGAGAAGGCATTGGGTGAGTCAAGGTAGGATGATGAGTAGCTGGTTTTAGCAATGCTAATTAGTATTCTCCAGCCAATTTAGCTTGTTTGCTAAATTGTGTCATTGGTATGTCGTTGTCGTGGGTATATTAGCGGTCGTGACGGACATGAGACGGAGCTCACGATAAGCTCCCACTGTTGTCAATGCAGCCTACTACATTGGCAGCATGAGCAGTACAGCAGCACTTAAAGCACGCATTTTGACTCTATTTTCCTGAACCCGACACAAGTCACTGAAGCTTCTGGAAACTGGAAGAAATGTCTTGCGCTGCCTTCGTAATATGCTGCCTGAGTAGCAGTCAAAAAACTATGCTGACAGAACGCGAATGTGATGTTTTGTAGTGCATTGTAGATTTGTCATTACTCAGAATATTGTTTTACTCAGAGTATTCACAATAATCGTGaatattgtgtgcatgtaaacatacctGAAGATACCAAAACTACTACTAAGCAATATAGACCGCAGTGTCCCTTCGGAGAATTACAGTATACCACACGAGAATgcccaaaataaaaacagaacTTTCAACTTATTCTGATTCTCTGACGCTCAGATACTTCCTGTTAAGTCTTGTTTATGTGGTGTGCTTTGTGTTTTACAGGTAAACCCAACTTGACGCTGCCCCTGCTCTCGTTTGATCGTATGAGCACTCTCCAGGAGTTGAGTCCTATAGCCATATCTCCCAACCCTGCTCACATGCCTAGCTCTTTGGGCAGTCCTCGGGTCCTTTCACCCGGCCGCATGTCCGCCAAGAGCCCACTCAATCCTACGCCTACCGAGGCTTTTAACTGGCCCGACGTGCGGACACTTCGCTGCAAGTATGCCAGCTCGGACAAAGATCAGGCCCAGCTGCCACCAGTTAACCGAAGCCGTTCAGTTCCTGAGAGAATGGACAGCGGCCCCAAAAGGCGCTCAAGCTTCTGCTCCAGCTTAGTCACTGCTTCTGGTACAGTCGAGGCTCCGGCATACAGACCCCACCTCAGCAGGGACCCTGGACCTGGAGAGGGGTTGGCTAGGCTCCACAGGGCCGGGTCACTGGACCAGAGGCTGAGTGGGCTGCATCTGAGTGAGCTGCAGAACCTCCAGGATGAAGTCCCTAATGACAGTTACTACATCTCAGCACAGGCCACCATGCCCAATGACCACAGGGTCGTTGTTGTGGAGAAGGTTCCGGAGCCTGAGACAGAATCCAGCTCTGCAGAACCACTGGAGATGGTACTCAGGGCAAGGAGAGTAGAGGTGGTAGAGGACATAGATAGCTATGTCCAGATCCGTTCACCGACCACTAGAGAGAAAATCTCCATCATGGCTGTGATCGACCGCTGCCGGGCCTATCAGGAGTCAGATGAGTATAGGCAACGGGAGGAGGGCGGGGCTAAGGCAGAGTCAGTACCCTTGAGTGGGAGGGGCAAGGAACTTGACACGGGTCCACCCTCAAATGAAATGCTTGACGATGCCCAGAAAACTGCCATGAACTTGGTCAAAAAGACAGATGCTAGTCAACAGAACGTGGTGAAAAACTTGAGACAAAAATTCCTTAACTTGAGGTGAATAGCACCAGTAAACTTTAAGTAACCTTTTATTCTGTTCATATTTTTCATCAACTAAAGGGTTTAAGAGCCTGGTATGCtgatctcaagttaggattcggTGTGCATGTTGGTCAGTCCTGTACTGCAATGTAATGACTTAAGCTTTGCTGTCAAACTTTCTGTGTACATAGAAGCGGTTATAGTGACAGCCCAGGGAAAATGTAGTTGTTTTGTCTCAAATGTTGCATAGAAATGTTTAAATATCTATGTACAATACTCAAGAGAACCCTCTCTTGATCCTGAAATTATGCCTGTCTAAAGCACCTTTTGTATAGCTTGTGTTGTTCCATCATAAGGCAATTGTATTCCATAATTGAAGAAATCAATTATTTGGAGGGAGTGAAATGTACTTAGTTTTCTTTCTAGGGtggctacccactgggcacagatgtcacttcaacgtctagttttgatttacatttgattgaCTTGTCAACTAACGTAAATTCATAGTAAAACCAACAAACATTTTGACCATCATTGggtttaggttaaaagttgggtgaaaaaaagacaaaTTACCTAAATTCCTTTATGTCAATGACCATGTTGATTCAATGTCTTTATATTGAattgttttgttgaaatgacatggaaacaacattgattcaaccagtttgggCCCAGTGGCTACTGTGTCTCTGACATGAAATGAGAGCCCCTCAGCATCATAGCAGCACTACTGTTTACTGGAAAACACAGAAATATATGATATTGTCTGACGACAATAGTTTTTGGGGGAAATGCTGACTAGAAAATTAAGGGATTGAGTCTGAAACTTGAGAGCATTACATAATTTGCTGTCTTTACGATCCTTCCTTGAACTCTCACCCTGCACTAGACTTAACCTTCACTGCACATGGCCTGACCACTAAAATGCACATGAGAGAGTCATGGCCATACTGGGATATAATGGTTCATTAATTGCCCTGTGACCACTTTGTAAATCCCACCTGAAGTGGTGATAGCTCAAGGATTGTCTTGTAATTTTATATAATCATTGAATTGTCAAATGGATTGAGAATCAAAGACCCTGTATGAAGTGTTGCTCTTTTCTAGTCAGTCAACTTCTTACcttgattatatatatattattgttcagttaATTGGCTAATGATGTGCACTTTGTATGTGTTCTCTGCTTCGGCTGCCCAAAGGAACTTCATTCACAGCAACAGGTCATTGAAATGAGTCGACGTAAAACTTGAAAGAGTGAGAACTAGTGTACACGTATAGATCCAGAGGACCCTAGTCAAAGGGGTATAGGTCTTCTACTGCTAAAAAGTGTTACTGTCACTGCTCACTACTCCAAGGGTCATTCCTTCTCTTCACTTTCTACATTTACCTCTTATTTATTAAGCCAACGTCAATTTTATGAACATTACTTGTCTTGTCTTTATATatttgtgagtgtgtatgtatgtatgtatgtatgtatatatatatatatatatatatatatatatatatacacatacacacacacaaatatatatatatatatatatatatacacatacacacacacaaatatatgtacatgtgtatatatgtatgtgtatgttgtCTTGTATGTTGACGGTTGTACAGAAACGTTTGTGTTGCCTAGAGATGGCATACATTCCATATTAAAACAGCACATAATGCTCACATGTCCAGAAAAAATGTTTATTGTGCGCGCATGCGTGCGTTCGAGTCAGGGAGATCACGTCTTTCTGTTTCTTTTAAATAATTGGGGCTGCATGGCTGGACAAATAAGGTTTAGTTGAATCTCcttaacacggaacccaaaccggctgcacgcgtgcgccatcgtgcataaatgtattttgttcccccacaccaaacgcgatcacgacacgcaggttaaaatatcaaaacaaactctgaaccaattacattaatttggggacaggtcgaaaagcattaaacatttatggcaatttagctagctagcttgcacttgctagctaatttgtcctatttagctagcttgctgttgctagctaatttgtcctgggatataaacattgagttgttattttacctgaaatgcataaggtcctctactccgacaattaatccacacaaacGGTCAagcgaatcgtttctagtcatctctgctaggccttttcttctcttgactttatattgcgattggcaactttcataaattaggtgcattacactgacctcgttcgtctttcagtcacccacgtgggtataaccaatgaggaggtgACACGtggtgggtacctgcttctacaaaccaatgaggagatgggagaggcaggacttgcagcgcgatctgcgtcacaaatagaactgacttctattttagcccttggcaacgcagatacCCGTTGACGcatgcgagcagtgtgggtgcaataatttaataatatagatttctaaatttattttgcaacgctcgccgCACGCGATGCAAGCGGGGTAATCAGCCTGTtacagtgtccatattaggacaggcTCGCCGTACTCCTTAGAAAAGAATCATGACATTTAGAATGATTCAGTCCATAAAAAGGATATGACCACTACATGTCATGACGACAACCGACATTACCTGAATTAGGAAAGCTGCTGTTTGTGGTAACAAGAGACTGCTATGAGGTGGTTATGGTTCAATGGATTCTAAACAGACATGCtttttatataataatatatgccatttagcatatATGCCAATTTGACTTATTGTCATCCGTGCATACATTTGACATATGGGTggccccgggaatcgaacccacaaccctgcaagcgccatgctctaccaactgatccaCACAGGACCACTGAAGGTAGATTTGAAATGCACTATAGTCTGCTAAATGGCTCTCCTACTTGTCAGCGACGTGATTGGAAACCCTTTCAGAATggttagggaggagggagagCGTGCCGTGACAATGGGACCAATGCAGTTGTTCGCGGTTGTTGAACACCAATTAACTCGACAGTGAATGTGGGAAGATCATTACGAGTGTTGTATATGCGTTTCACATAAGCCTTAGCTATTCTCTATAATGGATTTCTAGCTATTATAGAATAGAAAATCCAGCAGAAGTGGATCCTCTATCATTTGTTATGTTGCATTGTCTATTCTGTTTATATGTGAGATTTTCAGGTGTAAGATTTTCACTCGTAGCATTAGTAAACAACAATGTCATTTCTGAGAAACTGATGCTAGTGTCAAGACTGCGTTCACTTCTAAACAAGTAGTGCTTTATGATATGTAAATAAATCTGTCATGTTTTAAAAAGGATGTGTATGAATAGCCTTTGTAACAGAGAAATATAATAATTCACTTTGATGCATCTCGCCGACCTGAGTGCCAACCAATGATCTCTATAATCCcgggattgctgatgctatgtgtTGGCcagtgagaggctttgaagccacctgCTGCCGTATTGGTACCCTCaacaggaatgaatggaattctagtGTTTCAATTAAAAGGACAatgttacatttatttatttgttgtaGAGTGGGAACTGTAACATTAGTACTCTCTAAAAATTCaactttaaggaaaatgttttaatatattttgtattttaatgtttagctcacataatataaatTTAAAAGTAtacattaaggtgtctgtaatggAATATACTTGCGAAAATGTATGAATGTAGACCAATCTTTTTACAATGGTGGAGGAgtacaaaaatgtctgcagcggcTTCAAAATAGCATCCCGTCAGTCATCTAGGGTTTGGGTTTATATACATGATTGGTGTAACCTGAGTGGTAGTAGAAAGattaaggctgcgtttacacaagcAGCTcaattcagattttttaaatatttttttactaatttgtcttttgaccaatcagataagATCTGATGTTAAAAGAGccgatgtgattggtcaaaagatcaattagtgggagaaatatcagaattgggctgcctgtgtaaacgtaaCCCTTGCGAGGTGTCAGTATGTGGTTAAGACGCAGCCTATGAGGTTCAAGAGAAGCCCACTGCTCATAGGAACCCTACTGTCTCCTGCACCAGTTAAATACAATTGTGTTTACAATATGAAACTACATTATCAGAGAAAAGTTTCAAATTAAATCACACTGCCGGATTATAATGAGGTTTATGGTAAATTCTGCACTTTCCACAATTATTTTGAACTACGAAAATGTCGCCCTAAGTAAATAGGCCTGGCAAACGTCCAAATAGAAAGTGTTGACCTGCTGTGACTGCATGCTGTTACTGTTTACCATTTGGTGCCCATCATTGAATTGACTGTTTTAAATGAATTTGTTTTCTTCTCAAAAATCATTTGCATATTTGTTGAAGCCCAATGGCGTGTTGAGTTTGTGAACATACCAGGAACAGCATATTTCAAGTATGACTTTGCCTGCAGGGAAATCTGTGTTGAAACTGTTTAAAGGAAGTGTATCTTTTAGTATATGTAAAATTCCAAAAGTTTGCAAAACTGTATCGCAAACAAGGATTAGTAAAGTTTTGAAAGCGCGACAGAAGTGGTTACACATTTCTCGCGGGCAAAATCATAGTTCGAATGGGAACCCAAAGGGGTTTATAATAGCCCTTTGGTGACTGGGAGAAAAATGATATTGTGAGTAATGGGGCATATGTGGTAAGTCTGACATTATTGTGTTCAAGTGCTTTTGAAGGCAGACCAATTCTTCGACCAATAAGGTTTTAGCTAGCTTGATAAGATGGCTTACGTTGCTAAtaataaagttagctagcttgttTAACATTGACATTATGGTCAAACTATCTACGTTATCAACATAAATTGATACATTtgtgattgtaaaaaaaaaaatgaataagtTGTCATCATTTGGTTGAAAAGGTGAAAGGTCAGTGGTGAAACTCGGGTAATAAAATGATCAGTTTCCCCAAAACGTCCGATATCTCCGACAGCATGTGAACGCTCTATAAGAGAGCAAGAAATAAGTGAAAAGACAAGTTATATTTCATCCTTTCTAGTTTTATTTGAGTGGCAGTGTAAGAGCATGGAAACAAGGGTGACAGTAAATACAGTGAGAGAATTAATTCTAATGTAATATTATTTGTTATAAGATTCTCTTTGAATGCTCCTTTAcgctcctctgtctctccacttCCAATCATACTTTCATACATgaatactatactgaacaaaaatataaacaaaacatgtaaattgttggtcccatgtttcatgagctgaaataaaagatcctagaaatgttccataagcacaaaaaagtgtatttctgtcaaatgttgtggacaaatttgtttacatccctgttagtagcattttatcctttgtcaagctaatccatccacctggcagatgtggcatatcaagaagctgatgaaacagcatgatcattacacaggtgcaccttgtgcagggggcaataaaaggccactttaaaatgtgcagtttgggcacacaacaaaatgccacagatgtctcaagttttgagggagtgtgcaattggtatgctgactgccggaatgtccaccagagctgctgcCAGGAAATGTTATGTTCAATTCTCTACCATAGACCGCCTAcaatgtaattttagagaatttggcagtatgtccaaccggcctcacaacctcagaccacgtgtaaccacacccaAGACCGCCACATCCGGCGTCTTTatctgtgggattgtctgagaccagccacccggacagctgatgaaactgagaccagccacccggacagctgatgaaactgaggagtatttctgtctgtaataaagcccctttgtgggGAAACATTATCTGATTGGTTGggactggctccccagtggctgggcctggctccccagtaggtgggcctggctccccagtggctgggcctggctccccagtaggtgggcctggctccccagtggctgggcctggctccccagtggctgggcctggctccccagtaggtgggcctggctccccagtgggtgggcctagctCCCCATGGCTTGGCCCTGCcatctgaaatccatagattagggcattatgaattgatttcaattgactgatttccttatatgaactgtaactcagtaaaatcttttaaattgttgcgttttatatttttgtacctgtatATTAGCCTATTCCAGATCTGCATGTGATGACAACAACCAAAGGACACACACAAGGGCCCTTATTCACAAAGCGTccctgagtaggagtgctgatctacgaTCAAGTTTCCcccctcttattcattatgatttaacaggcaaaactgatcctagccCTCCTACTCTGAAACGCTTTGTGTAAACGGGGCCCAGGCTAGGATAGAAGCATTAACTCACGACAACCCACATTGCGCCACTAACGCTTTAGTTTAAAATCATCTC
This genomic interval carries:
- the plekhg3 gene encoding pleckstrin homology domain-containing family G member 3 isoform X2, with translation MKWPGVGQSSRSVHSVCGKRKRAMSTLGRSKDKTWGVAFRPGMEVATLRSAWEERRLLNRFNRKLTRWFESPRLSTASISSNERAPSATPSDCSDFPSAGQRPVSLVSTLSSGSGSSRDDSPAPPPPGGTVPPTGDDIDLELNPPVDVGDQDRQHPDTAVPSGEGLVSRGGKFDQLNNNTATPSRAASTRHTPPLSPFAAITMAPNPKITYLDRVVMEIIETERMYVRDLRSIVEDYLAHIIDQADLPIRPEQVCALFGNIEDIYEFNSELLQSLDMCDNDPVAIARCFVMKREYFEIYTQYCTNYPNSVAALTDCMRNKSLAKLFRERQASLKRSLPLGSYLLKPVQRILKYHLLLQEIAKHFDPEEEGYEVVEEAIYTMTGVAWYINDMKRKHEHAVRLQEVQSLLINWKGPDLTTYGELVLEGTFKVHRAKNERTLFLFDRMLLITRRRGEHYVFKTLISCSTLMLIESAKDSLSFSVTHYKHPKQPHTVQAKTVEERKLWAHHIKRIILENHQAIIPQKAKEAILEMDSIYPSKFRYSPERMKKAISCISDEFPREGRQGRRQSEPTKQILKNTKAVLKHADSEGALPDDPRSIQAAASVSTLGSSLGESEAERPSVEEEEEEEDMGLRKNSLERLSPSDIEEPRTGSASHKGRATLGEECDSDDILMEEDQDEEGDDVIEENGSYKENGISSGPVLQSETEQSTSIVEKAPQDKPLLQTKTSASESTERLKPAPSDPENASATPPKVCTTPPKVCTTPPKVCTTPPKVCTTPTKVCTTPTKVCTTPTKVCTTPTKVCTTPPRMEVPETQSDKEDAMEEQTGASSASQSDDIKTLSSAESSEEEEEEEVAAAQESGPSSILPPSVLNQASAIAEHFTNTARRGSTDDARSLGCPSPRLPSRTGSTLSLGGEANERPHWLNSACFEPTQDNFGGTDLTMLSPRDDSLFEIHRRRDSTLSKQDQLLIDKIKSYYETAEHQDANFSLRRRESLTYIPTGLVKNSVSWFNSSDESPGAEKSDTSALATSSAPHPSTSEPDSSKAPNVWDCMTSSASFDSLELERSKKPEVVGSEAERKDWSQGLQERHIQDEEFRPSSEMIKVWQDMEKKGSRSQGEARGPVKDSKVQQKTSRVAGPSLCRRSQTPKKNSELEPDDSFMILEEADLSTITEESMSPSPIKSKVFGLGRTASVRDPRRSRVDEGRLSRAPLPRVIQLRAEEGEEASKEPQSPDDAEMAKNKVFQLARQYSQRIKCTTPAPRQRDVLFGKKNLPCVIEEKPESSGKPNLTLPLLSFDRMSTLQELSPIAISPNPAHMPSSLGSPRVLSPGRMSAKSPLNPTPTEAFNWPDVRTLRCKYASSDKDQAQLPPVNRSRSVPERMDSGPKRRSSFCSSLVTASGTVEAPAYRPHLSRDPGPGEGLARLHRAGSLDQRLSGLHLSELQNLQDEVPNDSYYISAQATMPNDHRVVVVEKVPEPETESSSAEPLEMVLRARRVEVVEDIDSYVQIRSPTTREKISIMAVIDRCRAYQESDEYRQREEGGAKAESVPLSGRGKELDTGPPSNEMLDDAQKTAMNLVKKTDASQQNVVKNLRQKFLNLR
- the plekhg3 gene encoding pleckstrin homology domain-containing family G member 3 isoform X3 gives rise to the protein MPEGSLNATYEVPMGEESPRLSTASISSNERAPSATPSDCSDFPSAGQRPVSLVSTLSSGSGSSRDDSPAPPPPGGTVPPTGDDIDLELNPPVDVGDQDRQHPDTAVPSGEGLVSRGGKFDQLNNNTATPSRAASTRHTPPLSPFAAITMAPNPKITYLDRVVMEIIETERMYVRDLRSIVEDYLAHIIDQADLPIRPEQVCALFGNIEDIYEFNSELLQSLDMCDNDPVAIARCFVMKREYFEIYTQYCTNYPNSVAALTDCMRNKSLAKLFRERQASLKRSLPLGSYLLKPVQRILKYHLLLQEIAKHFDPEEEGYEVVEEAIYTMTGVAWYINDMKRKHEHAVRLQEVQSLLINWKGPDLTTYGELVLEGTFKVHRAKNERTLFLFDRMLLITRRRGEHYVFKTLISCSTLMLIESAKDSLSFSVTHYKHPKQPHTVQAKTVEERKLWAHHIKRIILENHQAIIPQKAKEAILEMDSIYPSKFRYSPERMKKAISCISDEFPREGRQGRRQSEPTKQILKNTKAVLKHADSEGALPDDPRSIQAAASVSTLGSSLGESEAERPSVEEEEEEEDMGLRKNSLERLSPSDIEEPRTGSASHKGRATLGEECDSDDILMEEDQVEDFASSMLAAISCWHYRARALLSMGVTTDEEGDDVIEENGSYKENGISSGPVLQSETEQSTSIVEKAPQDKPLLQTKTSASESTERLKPAPSDPENASATPPKVCTTPPKVCTTPPKVCTTPPKVCTTPTKVCTTPTKVCTTPTKVCTTPTKVCTTPPRMEVPETQSDKEDAMEEQTGASSASQSDDIKTLSSAESSEEEEEEEVAAAQESGPSSILPPSVLNQASAIAEHFTNTARRGSTDDARSLGCPSPRLPSRTGSTLSLGGEANERPHWLNSACFEPTQDNFGGTDLTMLSPRDDSLFEIHRRRDSTLSKQDQLLIDKIKSYYETAEHQDANFSLRRRESLTYIPTGLVKNSVSWFNSSDESPGAEKSDTSALATSSAPHPSTSEPDSSKAPNVWDCMTSSASFDSLELERSKKPEVVGSEAERKDWSQGLQERHIQDEEFRPSSEMIKVWQDMEKKGSRSQGEARGPVKDSKVQQKTSRVAGPSLCRRSQTPKKNSELEPDDSFMILEEADLSTITEESMSPSPIKSKVFGLGRTASVRDPRRSRVDEGRLSRAPLPRVIQLRAEEGEEASKEPQSPDDAEMAKNKVFQLARQYSQRIKCTTPAPRQRDVLFGKKNLPCVIEEKPESSGKPNLTLPLLSFDRMSTLQELSPIAISPNPAHMPSSLGSPRVLSPGRMSAKSPLNPTPTEAFNWPDVRTLRCKYASSDKDQAQLPPVNRSRSVPERMDSGPKRRSSFCSSLVTASGTVEAPAYRPHLSRDPGPGEGLARLHRAGSLDQRLSGLHLSELQNLQDEVPNDSYYISAQATMPNDHRVVVVEKVPEPETESSSAEPLEMVLRARRVEVVEDIDSYVQIRSPTTREKISIMAVIDRCRAYQESDEYRQREEGGAKAESVPLSGRGKELDTGPPSNEMLDDAQKTAMNLVKKTDASQQNVVKNLRQKFLNLR